In a single window of the Euleptes europaea isolate rEulEur1 chromosome 4, rEulEur1.hap1, whole genome shotgun sequence genome:
- the RPL17 gene encoding 60S ribosomal protein L17, giving the protein MVRYSLDPENPTKSCKSRGSNLRVHFKNTRETAQAIKGMHIRKATKYLKDVTLKKQCVPFRRYNGGVGRCAQAKQWGWTQGRWPKKSAEFLLHMLKNAESNAELKGLDVDSLVIEHIQVNKAPKMRRRTYRAHGRINPYMSSPCHIEMILTEKEQIVPKPEEEVAQKKKISQKKLKKQKLMARE; this is encoded by the exons ATGGTCCGCTACTCGCTTGATCCAGAGAACCCCACAAAAT CATGCAAGTCAAGGGGCTCCAATCTTCGAGTCCACTTCAAG aATACACGTGAGACAGCCCAAGCTATCAAGGGTATGCACATTCGAAAGGCCACCAAATACTTAAAAGACGTGACACTGAAGAAGCAGTGTGTGCCCTTTCGCCGCTACAATGGTGGGGTTGGCAGATGTGCTCAG GCCAAGCAGTGGGGCTGGACACAGGGGCGATGGCCAAAGAAGAGTGCCGAGTtccttctgcacatgctcaagaaTGCCGAAAGCAATGCTGAGCTGAAG GGTCTGGACGTGGATTCTCTGGTAATTGAGCACATTCAGGTCAACAAAGCTCCCAAAATGCGCAGGCGAACCTACAGAGCTCATGGCCGCATCAACCCCTACATGAGTTCCCCCTGTCACATTGAGATGATCCTCACAGAGAAGGAGCAGATAGTCCCCAAGCCGGAAGAAGAGGTGGCCCAGAAGAAGAAG ATATCTCAGAAGAAGCTTAAGAAGCAGAAACTTATGGCTCGGGAATAA
- the C4H18orf32 gene encoding UPF0729 protein C18orf32 homolog — protein sequence MVCIPCIVIPVLLWVYKRFLEPYLYPIISPFIKRLWPKKAVTGTVKEDQKGSFGDGPEPAAAHECSTDEVELSKTKGNGVANGYAGNEPTETSDKKMD from the exons ATGGTTTGCATTCCCTGCATCGTCATCCCTGTCCTGCTGTGGGTCTATAAAAGGTTCCTGGAGCCCTATCTCTACCCCATCATCTCGCCTTTCATCAAGCGCCTGTGGCCCAAGAAAGCCGTGACGGGAACAGTAAAGGAAGACcagaagggcagctttggagacGGACCTGAGCCAGCGGCCGCACATGAGTGTTCCACGGATGAGGTTGAACTTTCTAAA ACCAAAGGCAATGGGGTTGCCAACGGATACGCCGGAAATGAGCCTACCGAGACGTCCGACAAAAAGATGGATTAA